One window of Nostoc sp. C052 genomic DNA carries:
- a CDS encoding alpha/beta fold hydrolase has product MFPNFLPTAVKQLTEPTSIALARSIQTTAIATPLTNQPVTTTFVKQGCGGTPILLIHGFDSSVLEFRRLLPLLSEDNETWAVDLLGFGFTDRLSGIAYSPTAIKTHLYYFWKSLINQPVILVGASMGGATAIDFTLTYPEVVKKLVLIDSAGLAGGSQLSKLMFPPLDYFATQFLSNLKVRDRVSRIGYKNQSLASVDALCCGALHLKSPNWNQALIAFTKSGGYSAFKFDVLSQIVQQTLILWGDSDKILGTKDATTFQKAILHSTLTWIQDCGHLPHLEQPQITAQHILNFCGSV; this is encoded by the coding sequence ATGTTTCCAAATTTTCTGCCTACAGCAGTCAAGCAACTAACAGAACCTACTTCGATCGCACTAGCTCGGAGTATTCAAACCACTGCGATCGCTACTCCTTTAACTAATCAACCAGTTACTACAACATTTGTCAAGCAAGGGTGCGGTGGAACTCCGATTTTATTAATTCACGGTTTTGACAGTTCTGTATTGGAATTTCGGCGGCTTTTACCACTACTTTCTGAAGATAATGAAACGTGGGCAGTGGATCTGTTGGGTTTTGGGTTTACAGATAGACTCTCAGGAATTGCCTATAGCCCAACTGCAATTAAAACCCATCTTTATTATTTCTGGAAAAGCCTAATTAACCAACCTGTAATTTTAGTGGGTGCTTCGATGGGGGGTGCGACAGCGATTGATTTTACGCTGACATACCCAGAAGTAGTAAAAAAGCTAGTGTTAATTGATAGTGCAGGGTTAGCGGGTGGTTCACAATTGAGCAAATTAATGTTTCCCCCGTTGGATTATTTCGCAACTCAGTTTTTGAGTAATTTGAAAGTACGCGATCGCGTTTCCCGCATTGGATATAAAAATCAAAGTCTCGCCTCTGTCGATGCGCTGTGTTGTGGTGCATTGCACCTAAAAAGTCCAAATTGGAATCAAGCTTTGATTGCTTTCACTAAAAGTGGTGGTTATAGTGCTTTTAAATTTGATGTATTATCACAAATTGTGCAACAAACGCTAATTTTGTGGGGCGATTCTGATAAAATTTTGGGTACTAAGGATGCCACAACGTTTCAAAAGGCAATTCTACACAGTACTCTCACCTGGATTCAAGATTGCGGTCATCTCCCACACTTAGAACAACCACAAATTACTGCACAGCACATTTTAAACTTTTGTGGTTCGGTTTGA
- a CDS encoding Crp/Fnr family transcriptional regulator, giving the protein MLTEVFSELFPLMSTANPQTLEWLLNVAIEHEYPSGRAVVMEDAWGNAVYFVVSGWVKVRRTLGEDSVALAIFGRGDFFGEMAILDESPRSTDVIALSPVKLLSISRERFIQILFKDPQLHHRMLQLMVRRLRQINLRLQMRSSPPAVKLAHTLVTLGESYGQESDLGREIFNVPFKDLAEVTEIGVEETTKIMEKLHEKGWIKIDSTNNINYLVNFKQLMNLAGKV; this is encoded by the coding sequence ATGTTAACTGAGGTTTTTAGTGAACTTTTCCCCTTAATGAGTACAGCCAATCCACAGACTTTGGAATGGCTGCTCAACGTTGCAATTGAACATGAATACCCATCTGGGCGAGCCGTTGTGATGGAAGATGCCTGGGGTAACGCAGTTTACTTCGTGGTTTCTGGTTGGGTCAAAGTCCGGCGTACCCTTGGGGAAGATTCAGTAGCTCTGGCAATTTTTGGCCGTGGCGATTTTTTCGGAGAAATGGCAATTTTAGATGAATCTCCACGCTCAACCGATGTCATTGCTCTTTCACCCGTGAAGTTGCTTAGTATCTCCAGAGAGCGTTTTATTCAAATATTGTTTAAAGACCCGCAGTTACATCACCGGATGTTGCAACTGATGGTGCGGCGATTGCGACAAATTAACCTGCGTTTACAAATGCGGTCTTCACCACCAGCAGTTAAACTCGCCCATACCCTAGTGACTTTAGGCGAAAGCTATGGTCAAGAATCAGACTTAGGAAGAGAAATTTTTAACGTTCCCTTTAAAGATTTAGCAGAGGTGACAGAAATCGGCGTTGAAGAAACCACCAAAATCATGGAAAAACTACATGAAAAAGGGTGGATAAAGATTGATAGTACCAACAACATCAATTATCTTGTGAACTTCAAACAGTTGATGAATTTGGCGGGCAAAGTTTGA
- a CDS encoding carbon dioxide-concentrating mechanism protein CcmK, translating into MSLQAVGALETKGFPAVLAAADAMVKAGRVTLVGYIRVGSARFTVNIRGDVSEVKAAMAAGVEAAENVYGGTLESWVIIPRPHENVEAVLPIGYTEQVQQYRESVENPIVRSNNR; encoded by the coding sequence ATGTCATTACAGGCAGTTGGAGCACTTGAAACGAAAGGTTTTCCGGCGGTGCTAGCAGCAGCAGATGCTATGGTAAAAGCTGGTCGAGTCACCCTCGTTGGTTATATCAGAGTAGGTAGCGCTCGCTTTACAGTTAATATTCGTGGCGATGTTTCTGAAGTAAAAGCCGCGATGGCTGCTGGTGTTGAAGCCGCAGAAAATGTTTATGGCGGTACATTGGAATCCTGGGTAATTATTCCTCGTCCCCATGAAAACGTTGAAGCTGTTCTGCCAATTGGTTACACAGAACAAGTCCAACAGTATCGAGAATCTGTAGAAAATCCCATTGTTAGATCAAACAATCGATAG
- a CDS encoding pilus assembly protein PilB, which produces MLSSEGELNDTAANGWQMLTATQMKWEEKGDRERIFQLIDSLLSFEACLYHQILPFGLEGKNLLLGMVYPQDSEALDYVGRILSSINCTMVIEAIAADAHRRILSAYLNHKNTSQLDAKVVHQPTEDFSPTHSPASIADTDNSESNQQPVLMVFQTPKRQHSGQRVDLPPIPELEQSSETTTFSTPISRTQQGETSEATPPNNLPILPTQASELLSPIELLPTLPPKKLLEELLGRILVGGIGRLYLERQAYEGRILWSDNGILQSVLDELPLSVFQGVLNELKRFASLPITTVAEPKQVEKEYVYQKNRLLLRLRVMPGIYGEEATLQVLRGAALKFYQQQQLTRLSHDALGISQQLSFKLHELQERLLLNPVLDSQQLEALVTLNQLVKNLDQQIKILALDSNLPTNSKSSVCK; this is translated from the coding sequence ATGTTGTCTTCAGAGGGTGAACTAAATGATACCGCAGCAAATGGATGGCAAATGCTAACTGCCACTCAAATGAAGTGGGAAGAAAAAGGCGATCGCGAGCGAATATTCCAACTAATTGATAGTCTTTTGTCCTTTGAAGCTTGCCTCTACCACCAGATTTTACCCTTTGGATTAGAAGGCAAAAACCTCTTGCTAGGTATGGTTTATCCACAAGATAGCGAGGCACTAGATTACGTTGGTCGCATTTTGTCTTCTATCAATTGCACAATGGTGATTGAAGCGATCGCAGCCGACGCTCACCGCAGAATCCTATCAGCCTACCTCAACCATAAGAATACATCTCAGCTAGATGCCAAAGTTGTGCATCAGCCAACAGAAGACTTTTCTCCAACACATAGCCCAGCAAGCATTGCTGACACAGACAACTCAGAATCAAATCAGCAACCAGTATTGATGGTATTTCAGACACCAAAGCGTCAACATTCTGGGCAGCGGGTAGACTTGCCTCCTATTCCAGAGCTAGAGCAATCATCTGAAACTACAACGTTCTCGACTCCTATTTCCAGAACTCAGCAGGGGGAGACTTCCGAAGCCACACCACCAAACAATTTACCTATTTTGCCCACACAAGCTTCCGAACTACTGAGTCCAATTGAGTTGTTACCAACACTACCACCCAAGAAATTACTAGAAGAATTACTGGGGCGAATCTTGGTTGGGGGAATTGGTCGGCTGTACTTAGAAAGACAAGCGTATGAAGGTAGGATACTGTGGAGTGACAATGGAATTTTACAGTCTGTATTAGACGAACTGCCGCTCTCGGTTTTCCAAGGAGTACTGAATGAATTAAAGCGGTTTGCATCCCTGCCTATCACCACGGTTGCAGAACCAAAACAGGTAGAAAAAGAATACGTATATCAAAAAAACCGCTTATTATTACGCTTGCGAGTCATGCCGGGAATCTACGGCGAAGAAGCAACACTCCAAGTATTGCGGGGAGCAGCCTTAAAATTCTATCAACAACAACAGTTGACCCGTTTGAGCCACGATGCCTTAGGAATTTCTCAGCAACTAAGCTTCAAGTTACACGAACTACAAGAACGGCTTTTACTGAATCCCGTCCTTGATTCTCAGCAATTAGAGGCTTTAGTTACCCTGAATCAATTAGTGAAAAATTTAGACCAACAGATCAAAATACTCGCACTAGATAGCAATTTACCAACAAATAGTAAATCATCGGTCTGTAAGTGA
- the hemB gene encoding porphobilinogen synthase — MFPTHRPRRLRTHPQLRRMVRETVLTTNDLIYPLFAVPGEGIANEVKSMPGVYQLSVDKIVEEAKEVYDLGIPSIILFGIPADKDVDATGAWHDCGIVQKAATAVKAAVPDLIVIADTCLCEYTSHGHCGYLQTGDLTGRVLNDPTLELLKKTAVSQAKAGADIIAPSGMMDGFVQAIRQGLDEAGFQDTPILSYAAKYASGYYGPFRDAADSTPQFGDRRTYQMDPGNSREAIKEIELDIAEGADMLMVKPALAYMDIIWRVKEASNLPVAAYNVSGEYAMVKAAALNGWIDEERVVMETLTGFKRAGADLILTYHAKDAARWLK; from the coding sequence ATGTTTCCTACACATCGCCCCCGTCGTCTGCGTACTCATCCCCAACTGCGCCGGATGGTTCGTGAAACTGTTTTAACAACAAACGATTTAATCTACCCATTATTTGCCGTACCAGGTGAAGGAATCGCTAATGAGGTGAAATCCATGCCTGGAGTCTACCAACTTTCGGTAGATAAAATTGTTGAAGAAGCAAAAGAAGTTTATGACTTAGGAATTCCTTCTATTATTTTATTTGGTATTCCAGCTGATAAAGATGTGGATGCCACTGGCGCTTGGCATGATTGCGGTATCGTCCAGAAAGCGGCGACGGCGGTAAAAGCAGCAGTGCCAGATTTGATTGTAATTGCTGATACTTGTTTATGTGAATATACTAGCCACGGTCATTGTGGTTATTTACAAACTGGTGATTTAACAGGACGAGTTTTAAATGACCCAACTCTGGAATTGTTGAAGAAAACAGCGGTTTCTCAAGCAAAAGCTGGTGCCGATATCATCGCGCCTTCGGGAATGATGGATGGGTTTGTGCAAGCAATTCGTCAGGGTTTAGATGAAGCCGGATTTCAAGATACGCCGATTTTGTCTTATGCTGCTAAGTATGCTTCGGGTTACTATGGCCCATTTCGGGATGCAGCAGACTCGACGCCGCAATTTGGGGACAGAAGAACTTACCAAATGGACCCAGGTAACTCGCGCGAAGCAATTAAAGAGATTGAATTGGATATCGCTGAAGGTGCTGATATGCTGATGGTTAAGCCAGCCTTGGCATATATGGATATTATTTGGCGGGTGAAGGAAGCGAGTAACTTACCAGTTGCAGCTTACAATGTTTCTGGTGAATATGCGATGGTAAAAGCTGCGGCGCTCAATGGTTGGATTGATGAAGAGCGCGTGGTGATGGAAACTTTAACTGGGTTTAAACGGGCTGGTGCAGATTTGATTTTGACTTATCATGCTAAAGATGCGGCGCGATGGTTAAAGTAA
- a CDS encoding DUF760 domain-containing protein: protein MVFNPDFLNDNSEEHPNQLLSDHSEEYPNQLLKYLQHQSPDVLARVAQSASPEIKQIISQNVQGLVGMLPAENFNVQITTDRENLAGLLASAMMTGYFLRQMEQRMQLEHLSNGQ from the coding sequence ATGGTGTTTAATCCTGACTTTTTGAATGACAACTCCGAGGAACACCCTAATCAACTTCTTTCCGACCACTCTGAGGAATACCCCAATCAGTTACTCAAGTATCTACAGCATCAGTCTCCTGATGTTTTAGCTAGGGTTGCTCAGTCTGCCAGCCCCGAAATTAAACAAATCATCTCGCAAAATGTTCAAGGGCTAGTGGGAATGCTCCCGGCAGAAAATTTTAACGTGCAAATCACGACAGATCGGGAGAACTTAGCTGGACTTCTAGCGTCAGCAATGATGACAGGGTATTTTCTGCGCCAGATGGAACAAAGAATGCAGTTAGAGCATTTGTCTAATGGTCAATAA
- a CDS encoding type II toxin-antitoxin system HicB family antitoxin → MKQTTQFTAIIEREKDGYVSLCPELDIASQGDTIEDARNNLIEALELFFETADPSEIKQRLHTEVFVTRLEVNIG, encoded by the coding sequence ATGAAGCAAACAACACAATTCACTGCTATCATTGAGCGCGAAAAGGATGGTTATGTATCCCTCTGTCCCGAACTCGATATCGCCAGCCAAGGTGACACAATTGAAGATGCACGGAATAACCTAATTGAGGCATTAGAATTATTTTTTGAGACAGCAGATCCTTCTGAAATTAAGCAAAGGTTGCACACAGAAGTTTTTGTTACACGCCTAGAGGTAAATATTGGCTAA
- a CDS encoding type II toxin-antitoxin system HicA family toxin: MAKLRVLSAREVCRILEENGFVQVRQRGSHIIMQMQIEDSTITVPIPN, translated from the coding sequence TTGGCTAAACTGCGTGTTCTTTCTGCTAGAGAAGTCTGCCGCATTCTGGAAGAGAACGGCTTTGTACAAGTGCGCCAGCGTGGTAGTCACATAATAATGCAGATGCAAATCGAAGACTCAACAATTACAGTTCCTATACCCAATTAG
- a CDS encoding A24 family peptidase produces the protein MDILFAIPASVMVFALGASIGSFLNVIVYRLPAGLSILWPPSRCPKCLNQLKAYDNVPVFGWIYLKGRCRYCKSKISVRYPVVEGVTGIIFLLIFLVFQVSTFTIGYWAFCSWLLALSLIDLDTMTLPNALTQSGLVVGILFQMIVGFLPEASYVSLVNHLMMAIVGAVLGLWLFDAIALLGSIAFGKTAMGAGDAKLAAMMGAWLGWKYLLLASFIACVLGALIGSGAMMRSRQRLGQKMPFGPFLALGSVITLFVGEAILSSYLRLFFPAS, from the coding sequence ATGGACATTTTGTTCGCCATTCCGGCGAGTGTAATGGTCTTTGCTTTAGGTGCATCTATTGGTAGTTTTCTCAATGTTATTGTTTATCGGCTACCTGCTGGGTTGTCAATTCTTTGGCCGCCTTCTCGTTGTCCTAAGTGCTTAAACCAGCTAAAAGCTTACGACAATGTACCAGTTTTTGGCTGGATATACTTAAAAGGGCGGTGTCGATATTGCAAAAGCAAAATTTCTGTCCGTTATCCCGTGGTAGAAGGGGTAACGGGCATAATTTTTTTGCTGATTTTTTTAGTATTTCAAGTATCCACTTTCACAATAGGTTATTGGGCTTTTTGCAGTTGGTTATTGGCACTATCGCTCATCGATCTAGATACAATGACCCTACCTAATGCACTTACTCAGTCGGGTTTGGTGGTAGGAATTTTGTTTCAAATGATAGTTGGTTTTTTACCAGAGGCTAGTTACGTGTCATTGGTAAATCACCTGATGATGGCGATAGTTGGTGCAGTATTGGGCTTATGGCTGTTTGATGCGATCGCTTTATTGGGTTCAATTGCCTTTGGTAAAACTGCAATGGGGGCAGGTGACGCCAAGTTAGCAGCGATGATGGGAGCCTGGTTAGGCTGGAAATATTTGCTCTTGGCTAGTTTTATTGCCTGTGTGCTGGGAGCGTTAATTGGTAGCGGTGCTATGATGCGATCGCGACAAAGGTTAGGACAAAAGATGCCCTTTGGCCCTTTTCTGGCTTTAGGATCTGTAATCACTCTATTTGTTGGCGAAGCCATTTTGTCTAGCTACCTGCGGTTATTTTTTCCAGCATCTTGA
- a CDS encoding DUF4870 domain-containing protein — MYDTDKRKLLSALSHGAIFFSTTLVSVGVPIAILLVSDDPVVKENAKESINFHFNVWLYGGILGALFFLFGWLVLPLLLLGPLAGLGYLLHWGLTIWALIGVFSNPDIPFRYPYIFRVF, encoded by the coding sequence ATGTACGACACAGACAAGCGAAAGCTTCTATCTGCCTTGTCTCATGGAGCGATTTTTTTCAGCACAACTTTGGTATCTGTAGGTGTACCTATCGCCATATTGCTCGTATCTGACGATCCTGTTGTTAAAGAAAACGCCAAAGAATCAATCAATTTCCACTTTAATGTCTGGCTTTACGGAGGAATTCTGGGAGCGCTGTTTTTTCTATTCGGTTGGTTAGTTTTACCTCTATTATTGCTGGGGCCGCTAGCCGGTCTGGGATATCTACTGCACTGGGGATTAACAATTTGGGCGCTCATCGGAGTTTTCAGCAATCCTGATATACCCTTCCGTTATCCTTATATTTTCCGAGTTTTTTAA
- a CDS encoding HetZ-related protein 2: protein MGVVMQTSKLSFEECNLTMTTDVEKLAIDWQKRLAVECPDQNEAARQSIILWLLGSDSKRFDLFNPKELEIAKQAMEYRWRILRQRYLGLGRERAYRNLIVRLGSLVTLRNKIQTWVSLSRDRQRSVIDVLQEVIQELLQSDSQMQQQMADIAKYTTDRRLGDALLFASLEEYSLRPVRNQPLLAYRFVNYLRRTQRGGLTQVPGRDLIRLVSEEVLTDDSDNRVNLVDSQAIAEYQETQQLEEQQGLRQSVQKEFENYLQESLGTDAVDWLRLYLQGKSQEEIAQKLNKQTKEVYRLREKISYHAVRVFALKGKPELVDNWLSISLQEHNLGLTQNQWQQLDEKLTPLGRQILDLRKAGNSIEAIAEQLKLKTHQVLGEWTKIYLAAQGLRTQE from the coding sequence ATGGGGGTTGTGATGCAAACTTCAAAATTGAGTTTCGAGGAATGCAATCTCACTATGACAACGGATGTGGAAAAACTGGCTATAGATTGGCAAAAGCGTTTGGCTGTGGAATGTCCAGACCAAAATGAAGCTGCTAGACAAAGCATTATTCTTTGGTTATTGGGATCTGACTCAAAACGGTTTGATTTGTTTAACCCTAAAGAACTCGAAATCGCCAAGCAAGCGATGGAATATCGCTGGAGGATTTTACGTCAACGCTACTTAGGGCTGGGGCGGGAACGTGCTTATCGCAACTTGATCGTGCGATTGGGGAGTTTAGTAACATTACGGAATAAGATTCAGACTTGGGTTTCCCTCAGCCGCGATCGCCAGCGCAGTGTAATCGATGTGTTACAAGAAGTAATCCAAGAATTACTCCAAAGCGATAGCCAGATGCAACAGCAAATGGCTGATATTGCCAAATATACAACCGATAGACGATTAGGTGATGCTCTGCTATTTGCCAGTTTAGAAGAATATTCTCTGCGCCCAGTACGCAATCAACCCCTATTAGCTTACCGATTTGTGAATTACTTGCGTCGCACTCAGCGCGGTGGTTTAACCCAAGTGCCTGGCCGTGACTTGATTAGACTAGTTTCAGAAGAAGTTCTTACAGATGATAGTGATAATCGAGTTAACTTAGTCGATAGTCAAGCGATCGCAGAATATCAAGAAACACAACAACTAGAGGAACAACAGGGGCTACGCCAGTCAGTACAAAAAGAATTTGAAAATTATTTACAAGAAAGTCTGGGAACAGACGCAGTAGATTGGCTGCGACTCTATCTGCAAGGTAAGTCCCAAGAAGAGATCGCCCAAAAACTGAATAAGCAGACTAAAGAAGTTTACCGTCTGCGAGAAAAAATTAGTTACCACGCTGTCCGTGTTTTTGCCCTCAAAGGTAAACCAGAACTCGTAGATAACTGGCTCTCAATTTCCTTACAAGAACATAACTTAGGATTAACGCAAAACCAATGGCAGCAACTTGATGAAAAATTGACCCCTCTAGGGCGGCAGATTCTAGATTTGCGGAAAGCGGGTAACTCAATAGAAGCAATAGCCGAACAATTAAAACTCAAAACCCATCAAGTGCTAGGCGAATGGACAAAAATCTATCTTGCAGCCCAAGGTTTAAGAACCCAAGAGTAA
- the leuB gene encoding 3-isopropylmalate dehydrogenase: protein MTHNYRITLLPGDGIGPEIMAVAVDVLKVVGKQFDIQFEFQEALIGGAAIDATGEPLPSATLETCRNSDAVLLAAIGGYKWDSLPSNLRPEAGLLGLRAGLGLFANLRPAKILPQLIDASTLKREIVEGVDIMVVRELTGGIYFGKPKGIFATETGEKRGVNTMVYTESEIERIGRVAFEAAKKRGGKLCSVDKANVLEVSQLWRDRITQLSQEYPDIELSHLYVDNAAMQLVRAPKQFDTIVTGNLFGDILSDAAAMLTGSIGMLPSASLGASGPGVFEPVHGSAPDIAGLDKANPLAQVLSAAMMLRYGLDQPKAADSIEQAVLQVLEQGDRTGDIISPGKNLLGCRAMGDALIKVLDQP from the coding sequence ATGACACATAACTACCGCATTACTTTACTCCCCGGCGATGGCATTGGCCCTGAAATTATGGCAGTGGCGGTAGATGTGCTGAAAGTCGTAGGGAAGCAATTTGATATTCAGTTTGAATTCCAAGAAGCGCTTATTGGTGGTGCAGCAATTGATGCCACAGGAGAACCCCTACCATCTGCCACTCTAGAAACCTGCCGTAATAGTGATGCTGTGTTACTCGCCGCCATTGGTGGTTATAAGTGGGATTCGCTGCCATCTAATTTACGCCCAGAAGCAGGTTTGTTAGGACTACGTGCAGGTTTAGGATTATTTGCCAATTTACGCCCAGCAAAAATTTTGCCCCAGCTAATCGATGCCTCGACTTTGAAACGCGAAATTGTCGAAGGTGTGGATATTATGGTGGTGCGTGAACTCACTGGCGGGATTTACTTTGGTAAACCTAAAGGGATTTTTGCTACGGAAACTGGTGAAAAACGCGGTGTAAATACAATGGTTTACACCGAATCGGAAATTGAACGCATTGGACGGGTGGCTTTTGAGGCGGCTAAAAAACGCGGTGGAAAACTTTGTTCGGTGGATAAGGCGAACGTATTAGAAGTATCTCAGTTGTGGCGCGATCGCATCACTCAACTTTCTCAGGAATATCCAGATATCGAACTCTCTCATTTATATGTAGATAATGCTGCCATGCAGTTGGTACGCGCTCCCAAGCAGTTCGATACCATCGTTACAGGTAATTTGTTTGGCGATATTCTCTCTGATGCTGCTGCCATGCTCACAGGTAGTATTGGGATGTTACCGTCAGCTAGTTTAGGCGCTTCTGGGCCTGGTGTATTTGAACCAGTTCATGGTTCCGCCCCAGATATCGCCGGACTGGATAAGGCAAATCCTCTAGCACAAGTGTTGAGTGCGGCGATGATGTTACGCTACGGTTTAGACCAACCAAAAGCGGCAGATAGCATCGAACAAGCCGTATTGCAAGTTTTAGAACAAGGCGATCGCACAGGAGATATAATTTCCCCAGGAAAAAATCTTTTAGGTTGCCGCGCTATGGGCGATGCCTTAATTAAAGTACTCGACCAACCTTAA
- a CDS encoding IS5 family transposase: protein MYRKEESTPIAVEKFELPFEGKLSEDNRWVMMANLIPWKEFESEYSSLFSPEMGAPAKSFRMALGALIIKEKLGISDRETVEQIKENPYLQYFIGMSSYSNETTFDASMLVHFRERISAELVNKVNQQMVKKMLETTSSQEAEKKTEESGKEGNKPKNRGKLILDATCAPSDISYPTDLELLNQARKQTEKIIDSLYEQIKGQLEKKPRTYREIARRDYLEVAKKRRVSQKERTKAIRKQLQYIKRNFSHIEQLILLGATLENLANRQYKMLLVVTELYRQQLWLYENKKQSIDDRIVSLSQPHIRPIVRGKAGKAVEFGAKLSASCFDGYAFLDHISWDNFNESGDLKTQVESFKNYTGYYPESVHVDKIYRTRENRAWCKERGIRISGSPLGRPQKTISKEKKKQALEDERIRNSIEGKFGQAKRRFSLNRVMAKLSHTSETVIAITFLVMNLSTHLSWLFSAFLCLFLKTTSFFRSNIIRAYDFTIYTQEKLMFVPCLNN from the coding sequence ATGTACCGAAAAGAAGAATCAACTCCAATTGCAGTGGAAAAGTTTGAACTTCCATTTGAGGGAAAGTTATCGGAAGATAATCGTTGGGTAATGATGGCTAATTTAATCCCCTGGAAAGAATTTGAATCAGAATATTCTTCATTGTTTTCTCCAGAGATGGGAGCACCCGCAAAATCATTTCGGATGGCATTAGGGGCATTAATAATCAAAGAAAAGCTAGGGATAAGCGACAGGGAAACAGTAGAACAAATTAAAGAAAACCCTTATTTACAGTATTTTATAGGGATGTCGTCTTATAGTAATGAGACGACATTTGACGCATCAATGCTAGTACATTTTCGTGAAAGAATTAGTGCTGAATTGGTCAACAAAGTGAATCAACAAATGGTGAAGAAGATGCTAGAAACAACATCTTCTCAAGAGGCTGAAAAAAAAACCGAAGAATCAGGAAAAGAAGGTAATAAGCCAAAAAATCGCGGTAAGTTAATATTAGATGCTACTTGTGCGCCCAGTGATATCAGCTATCCGACAGATTTAGAGCTACTAAATCAAGCCAGAAAGCAAACAGAAAAAATTATAGACTCTCTTTATGAACAGATAAAGGGTCAATTAGAGAAAAAGCCGAGAACTTATCGTGAAATCGCCAGACGTGACTACTTAGAAGTAGCTAAAAAACGCCGTGTATCACAGAAAGAAAGAACGAAAGCGATAAGAAAACAACTTCAGTATATTAAAAGAAATTTCTCACATATTGAGCAGTTAATCTTGTTAGGGGCAACTCTAGAAAATTTAGCTAACAGGCAATATAAGATGTTGCTTGTAGTCACAGAACTCTATCGTCAACAATTATGGTTGTATGAAAATAAAAAGCAGAGCATTGATGACCGGATTGTAAGTTTAAGCCAACCACATATCCGTCCAATTGTCCGAGGAAAAGCGGGTAAAGCCGTGGAATTTGGGGCTAAACTGTCTGCTAGTTGCTTTGATGGATATGCATTTTTAGACCATATTAGTTGGGATAACTTTAATGAATCAGGAGATTTGAAAACACAAGTAGAATCATTTAAAAATTACACTGGGTATTATCCAGAGTCCGTTCATGTTGATAAAATTTATCGGACAAGGGAGAATCGAGCTTGGTGCAAAGAACGAGGTATTAGAATTAGTGGTTCTCCTTTAGGTAGACCTCAGAAGACTATTAGTAAGGAAAAAAAGAAGCAAGCTTTAGAAGACGAAAGGATTCGTAATTCTATTGAGGGAAAGTTTGGACAAGCTAAAAGAAGATTCAGCCTGAATAGAGTGATGGCGAAACTTTCTCATACTTCGGAAACTGTAATTGCTATTACTTTTTTAGTGATGAATCTATCTACTCATCTGTCATGGTTATTTAGCGCTTTTTTGTGTCTATTTTTGAAAACTACATCTTTTTTCCGCTCTAATATTATTAGGGCTTATGATTTTACTATTTACACGCAAGAAAAACTTATGTTTGTTCCTTGCTTGAATAACTAA
- a CDS encoding BMC domain-containing protein: protein MPMAVGVIETLGFPSVLAAADAMVKAAAVTIVYYGQAESARLLVAVRGHVSEVNRAVEAGIVAGEQVKAGTVITYYIVPNPPENVETILPIHFTEESEPFRMF from the coding sequence ATGCCAATGGCGGTTGGCGTAATTGAAACTTTAGGTTTTCCTAGTGTCTTAGCAGCAGCAGATGCAATGGTCAAAGCTGCCGCAGTCACAATTGTGTATTATGGTCAAGCGGAAAGCGCTCGCTTGTTAGTCGCCGTTCGGGGACACGTTTCTGAAGTAAATAGAGCTGTTGAAGCCGGAATTGTAGCGGGAGAGCAAGTCAAAGCTGGTACAGTAATTACCTACTACATTGTTCCTAATCCCCCGGAAAATGTGGAAACCATATTACCAATCCATTTCACCGAGGAATCAGAACCTTTCCGTATGTTCTAA